One stretch of Streptomyces sp. A2-16 DNA includes these proteins:
- a CDS encoding bifunctional glycosyltransferase family 2/GtrA family protein — protein sequence MRTDSSPGTLPAREHLPAGDAGTPVLDVVIPVYNEEKDLQPCVLRLHEHLERTFPYAFRITIADNASTDTTPLVSRRLEAEIPEVRAFRLEQKGRGRALRTVWSASDAPVLAYMDVDLSTDLNALLPLVAPLISGHSDLAIGSRLARSSRVVRGPKREFISRAYNLILRGSLQARFSDAQCGFKAIRRDVAQVLLPLVEDTGWFFDTEMLVIAERAGLRIHEVPVDWVDDPDSTVHIVKTATEDLKGVWRVGKALAGGSLPLDRITRPFGDDPRDREIQDVPKGLARQLVGFCVVGGLSTLFYLLLYSVFRQFGGSQTANALALLVSAVANTAANRRLTFGVRGRGGAVRHQAQGLVVFGIGLALTSGSLAALNAASSDPAHSTELAVLIAANLAATVLRFLLFRAWVFPDRGDDQPRSTVVAAHTPAQPPAHTLTAQPQSYGPLPQRPTAHPYATTPYTPQSPYDTTEFRAGEVAEQRSWRDATVQLQPVRPTDTDPRNS from the coding sequence ATGCGAACCGACTCTTCTCCCGGCACCCTGCCGGCGCGGGAGCACCTCCCGGCCGGCGACGCCGGTACGCCTGTCCTGGACGTAGTGATCCCCGTCTACAACGAGGAGAAGGACCTCCAGCCGTGTGTGCTGAGACTGCACGAGCACCTCGAGCGCACGTTCCCGTACGCGTTCCGCATCACCATCGCGGACAACGCGTCGACGGACACCACTCCCCTGGTGTCGCGGCGGCTGGAGGCGGAGATCCCGGAGGTCAGGGCCTTCCGGCTGGAGCAGAAGGGCCGCGGCCGGGCGCTGCGGACCGTCTGGTCCGCCTCGGACGCCCCGGTCCTCGCCTACATGGACGTGGACCTGTCCACCGACCTCAACGCCCTGCTGCCGCTGGTGGCCCCGCTGATCTCGGGCCACTCCGACCTGGCGATCGGCTCCCGGCTCGCCCGCAGCTCCCGGGTGGTGCGCGGCCCGAAGCGCGAGTTCATCAGCCGCGCCTACAACCTGATCCTGCGCGGCTCGCTCCAGGCCCGCTTCTCCGACGCGCAGTGCGGCTTCAAGGCCATCCGGCGTGATGTGGCGCAGGTCCTGCTGCCGCTCGTCGAGGACACCGGCTGGTTCTTCGACACCGAGATGCTGGTCATCGCCGAGCGCGCGGGACTGCGTATCCACGAAGTGCCCGTCGACTGGGTCGACGACCCGGACTCCACCGTCCACATCGTGAAGACGGCGACCGAGGACCTCAAGGGCGTGTGGCGGGTGGGCAAGGCCCTGGCGGGCGGGTCGCTGCCGCTGGACCGGATCACCCGGCCGTTCGGCGACGACCCGCGCGACCGCGAGATCCAGGACGTGCCGAAGGGGCTGGCCCGCCAGCTCGTCGGGTTCTGTGTCGTCGGCGGTCTGTCGACCCTCTTCTACCTGCTCCTCTACAGCGTCTTCCGGCAGTTCGGCGGCTCCCAGACCGCCAACGCGCTGGCCCTGCTGGTCTCGGCGGTCGCCAACACCGCCGCCAACCGGCGCCTGACCTTCGGGGTGCGCGGGCGGGGCGGCGCCGTCCGGCACCAGGCGCAGGGCCTGGTCGTCTTCGGTATCGGCCTCGCGCTGACCAGCGGCTCGCTCGCCGCGCTCAACGCGGCCAGCAGCGACCCCGCGCACTCCACCGAACTGGCGGTGCTGATCGCCGCCAACCTCGCGGCGACCGTGCTGCGCTTCCTGCTCTTCCGGGCCTGGGTCTTCCCCGACCGCGGTGACGACCAGCCCCGGTCCACCGTCGTCGCCGCCCACACCCCCGCCCAGCCCCCCGCCCACACCCTCACCGCACAGCCGCAGTCGTACGGTCCGCTGCCCCAGCGCCCGACGGCACACCCGTACGCGACGACGCCGTACACCCCGCAATCCCCGTACGACACGACCGAGTTCCGCGCCGGTGAAGTCGCGGAGCAGCGCTCCTGGAGGGACGCGACCGTGCAGTTGCAGCCGGTGCGCCCGACCGACACCGACCCGAGGAACTCCTGA
- a CDS encoding HAMP domain-containing sensor histidine kinase: MSGRRRPRAQKRAGRAGKPRTLRTRLVVASVVLIAVVCSVIGTVTTLALRSHLYEQLSGKLNEAASRAAPRFLPGQLVNGDKDKDKNNPGGQGNRQDTPAKFVTGPGPDGTIAAKVEKGEITDAQRGVKSDQNFELSAKKLTTAQIKVLNAVPKDNKQHKVELPGIGDYLVRYTTNDTSAYYVAVPTKDVDATIDTLILVEISVTAAGLGAAVIAGYVLVGLATRPLRKVANTATRVSELPLHTGEVNLSERVPESECDPHTEVGQVGSALNRMLDHVHGALHARQQSEMRVRQFVADASHELRTPLASIRGYAELTRRGREEVGPDTRHALGRIESEAGRMTLLVEDLLLLARLDAGRPLQFEQTDLIPLVVDTISDARAAGMDHNWRLDLPDEPAPVSGDAARLQQVLINLLGNARKHTPPGTTVTARVQRRGPWMCVDVEDNGQGIPPDLLPHVFERFARGDSARSRATGSTGLGLAIVQAVATAHGGAVTVDSVPGRTVFTMHLPAVGPVAPRPAPETDWQSHSQAQHSAAIWVQQGA, from the coding sequence AGGAAAGCCGCGCACGCTGCGGACGCGGCTCGTCGTCGCGTCGGTGGTGCTGATCGCCGTGGTCTGTTCGGTGATCGGCACGGTGACCACGCTGGCGTTGCGGTCCCATCTGTACGAGCAGCTGAGCGGCAAGCTGAACGAGGCCGCGTCACGGGCGGCGCCGCGCTTCCTGCCCGGGCAGCTCGTCAACGGCGACAAGGACAAGGACAAGAACAACCCCGGCGGACAGGGCAACCGGCAGGACACCCCCGCCAAGTTCGTCACCGGCCCGGGGCCGGACGGCACCATCGCGGCCAAGGTGGAGAAGGGCGAGATCACCGACGCCCAGCGCGGGGTGAAGTCCGATCAGAACTTCGAGCTGTCCGCCAAGAAGCTCACGACCGCCCAGATCAAGGTGCTCAACGCGGTCCCCAAGGACAACAAGCAGCACAAGGTCGAACTCCCCGGCATCGGCGACTACCTCGTCCGGTACACCACCAACGACACGTCCGCCTACTACGTCGCCGTCCCCACCAAGGACGTCGACGCCACCATCGACACTCTGATCCTCGTGGAGATCAGCGTCACCGCCGCGGGCCTCGGCGCCGCCGTCATCGCCGGCTATGTCCTCGTAGGACTCGCCACCCGTCCTCTCCGCAAGGTCGCCAACACCGCGACCCGGGTCTCCGAACTGCCTCTGCACACCGGTGAGGTCAATCTGAGCGAGCGCGTGCCCGAGTCGGAGTGCGATCCGCACACCGAGGTCGGGCAGGTCGGCTCCGCGCTCAACCGCATGCTGGACCACGTCCACGGCGCCCTGCACGCACGCCAGCAGAGCGAGATGCGGGTGCGCCAGTTCGTGGCCGACGCCAGTCATGAGCTCAGGACACCGCTCGCCTCCATCCGCGGGTACGCCGAGCTGACCAGACGCGGCAGGGAAGAGGTCGGCCCCGACACCCGGCACGCTCTCGGCCGCATCGAGTCCGAGGCGGGCCGGATGACACTGCTCGTGGAGGACCTGCTGCTGCTCGCGCGCCTGGACGCCGGGCGGCCGCTGCAGTTCGAGCAGACCGACCTCATCCCGCTCGTCGTGGACACCATCAGCGACGCCCGCGCGGCCGGCATGGACCACAACTGGCGCCTCGACCTGCCCGACGAACCCGCTCCCGTCTCCGGTGACGCGGCCCGCCTCCAGCAGGTGCTCATCAACCTGCTCGGCAACGCCCGCAAACACACCCCGCCGGGTACGACGGTCACCGCGCGCGTGCAGCGCCGCGGGCCGTGGATGTGCGTGGACGTCGAGGACAATGGCCAGGGCATCCCGCCCGACCTGCTCCCGCACGTCTTCGAACGGTTCGCGCGCGGCGACTCCGCGCGTTCCCGGGCCACCGGATCCACCGGTCTCGGCCTCGCCATCGTGCAGGCCGTCGCGACCGCGCACGGCGGCGCGGTGACCGTGGACAGCGTTCCGGGGCGGACCGTGTTCACCATGCACCTGCCCGCGGTCGGTCCCGTGGCCCCTCGACCGGCGCCCGAAACGGACTGGCAATCGCACTCACAGGCACAGCACAGCGCCGCCATATGGGTGCAACAGGGGGCTTGA